A segment of the Agrobacterium tumefaciens genome:
TGGCTCGCAGCCGATCCGGCGGCGGAAAAGGCAAGGGACGCTTGCCGGAATCAGTTGAGCGCATCATCCGCGAGTTGCTGCAAAAGCGCTTCCTGACCAAGCAGAAGCGTAGCCTGGCAGCGTTCCACCGCGAGGTCGCGCAGGCTTGCAAAGCGCAAAAGCTGCGGGCGCCGGCGCGCAACACCGTGGCTCTGCGGATCGCCGGCCTCGATCCGCTCAAGGCCACTCGCCGCCGGGAAGGTCAGGATGCGTCCCGCAGCCTGCAAGGTGTCGGTGGTGAGCCTCCCGCCGTGACCGCGCCACTGGAACAAGTGCAGATTGATCACACGGTCATCGACCTGATCGTGGTGGACGAGCGCGACCGGCAACCGATTGGCCGTCCGTATCTGACCATCGCCATCGACGTGTTTACCCGCTGCGTGCTCGGCATGGTCGTCACGCTGGAAGCGCCGTCATCTGTTTCGGTCGGCCTGTGCCTTGTGCATGTCGCCTGCGACAAGCGTCCCTGGCTGGAGGGTCTGAACATAGAAATGGAGTGGCCGATGAGCGGCAAGCCCAGGCTGCTCTACCTGGACAACGCGGCCGAGTTCAAGAGCGAAGCGCTACGCCGAGGCTGCGAGCAGCATGGCATCCGGCTTGACTATCGCCCGCTCGGGCAGCCGCACTACGGCGGCATCGTGGAACGGATCATCGGCACGGCGATGCAGATGATCCACGACGAATTGCCAGGGACGACCTTCTCCAACCCTGACCAGCGCGGCGACTACGATTCCGAAAACAAGGCCGCCCTGACGCTGCGTGAGCTGGAGCGCTGGCTCACATTGGCGGTCGGCACCTACCACGGCTCCGTGCACAACGGCCTGCTCCAGCCGCCGGCAGCGCGCTGGGCCGAAGCTATCGCGCGGACCGGCGTGCCAACCGTCATCACTCGCACCACGGCTTTTCTGGTCGATTTTCTGCCCATCATCCGCCGCACGCTGACCCGCACCGGCTTCGTCATCGACCACATCCATTACTACGCCGATGCGCTCAAGCCGTGGATAGCTCGGCGCGACCGCTTGCCTGCGTTCCTGATCCGGCGCGACCCGCGCGACATCAGCCGCATTTGGGTGCTGGAGCCGGAGGGGCAGCACTATCTGGAAATTCCATACCGCACCTTGTCGCACCCGGCTGTCACCCTCTGGGAACAACGACAGGCGCTGGCGAAATTGCGGCAGCAAGGGCGCGAACAGGTGGATGAGTCGGCGCTGTTTCGCATGATCGGCCAGATGCGCGAAATCGTGTCCACCGCGCAGAAAGCTACGCGCAAGGCGCGGCGCGACGCGGATCGACGCCAGCATCTCAAGGCAACGGCAGTTCTTTTCAAAACCACGCCACCACCGGACGCGGACATGGCTGACCCGCAGGCAGACAACCAGCCACCTGCCAAACCGTTCGACCAGATTGAGGAGTGGTAGCCGTGGAAGAATATCCCATCATCGACTTGTCCCACCTGATGCCGGTGGCCCAGGGCTTGGCCCGTCTTCCGGCGGACGAACGCATCCATCGCCTTCGCGCTGACCGCTGGATCGGCTATCCGCGAGCAGTCGAGGCGCTGAATCGGCTGGAAGCCCTGTATGCGTGGCCGAACAAACAACGCATGCCCAACCTGCTGTTGGTCGGTCCAACCAACAACGGCAAGTCGATGATCGTCGAGAAATTCCGCCGCACCCACCCGGCCAGCTCCGACGCCGACCAGGAGCACATTCCGGTACTGGTCGTGCAGATGCCATCCGAACCGTCGGTAATCCGCTTCTACGTCGCGCTACTTGCCGCGATGGGCGCGCCATTGCGCCCGCGCCCACGGCTGCCGGAAATGGAGCAATTGGCGCTGGCACTGCTACGCAAGGTCGGCGTGCGCATGCTGGTGATCGACGAATTGCACAACGTCCTGGCCGGCAACAGCGTCAACCGCCGGGAATTCCTCAACCTGCTGCGTTTCCTCGGCAACGAGCTGCGCATCCCGCTGGTCGGGGTCGGCACACGCGATGCCTACTTGGCGATCCGCTCGGACGACCAGTTGGAAAACCGCTTCGAGCCGATGATGCTGCCGGTGTGGGAGGCCAACGACGATTGCTGCTCACTGCTGGCCAGCTTCGCGGCTTCGCTCCCGCTGCGGCGACCCTCGTCGATTGCCACGCTGGATATGGCCCGCTACCTGCTCACGCGCAGCGAGGGCACCATCGGCGAGCTGGCGCACCTGTTGATGGCGGCGGCCGTCGCTGCCGTGGAGAGCGGTGAGGAAGCGATCAACCATCGCACGCTCAGCATGGCCGATTACACCGGTCCCAGCGAGCGGCGGCGGCAATTCGAGCGGGAACTGATGTGAAGCCAGCGCCACACTGGCCACTGCATCCGGCTCCCAGGGAAGGCGAAGCCTTGTCTTCGTGGCTCAACCGCGTGGCCCTTTGCTATCACATGGAGGTGTCCGAGCTGCTGGAGCACGATCTTGGTCACGGCCAGGTTGATGACCTGGACACCGCGCCACCACTGGCGCTGCTGGCGATGCTCTCCCAGCGGAGCGGCATCGAGCCGGACCGGCTGCGTTGCATGAGTTTCGCCGGCTGGGTGCCTTGGCTACTGGACAGCCTTGATGATCAGATTCCAGATGCATTGGAAACCTATGCGTTCCA
Coding sequences within it:
- a CDS encoding Mu transposase C-terminal domain-containing protein, with the protein product MASDTSLIAEQGVATLPDAAWAQARQRAEIIGPLAALDVVGHEAADAAAHALGLSRRQVYVLIRRARQGAGLVTDLARSRSGGGKGKGRLPESVERIIRELLQKRFLTKQKRSLAAFHREVAQACKAQKLRAPARNTVALRIAGLDPLKATRRREGQDASRSLQGVGGEPPAVTAPLEQVQIDHTVIDLIVVDERDRQPIGRPYLTIAIDVFTRCVLGMVVTLEAPSSVSVGLCLVHVACDKRPWLEGLNIEMEWPMSGKPRLLYLDNAAEFKSEALRRGCEQHGIRLDYRPLGQPHYGGIVERIIGTAMQMIHDELPGTTFSNPDQRGDYDSENKAALTLRELERWLTLAVGTYHGSVHNGLLQPPAARWAEAIARTGVPTVITRTTAFLVDFLPIIRRTLTRTGFVIDHIHYYADALKPWIARRDRLPAFLIRRDPRDISRIWVLEPEGQHYLEIPYRTLSHPAVTLWEQRQALAKLRQQGREQVDESALFRMIGQMREIVSTAQKATRKARRDADRRQHLKATAVLFKTTPPPDADMADPQADNQPPAKPFDQIEEW
- a CDS encoding TniB family NTP-binding protein encodes the protein MEEYPIIDLSHLMPVAQGLARLPADERIHRLRADRWIGYPRAVEALNRLEALYAWPNKQRMPNLLLVGPTNNGKSMIVEKFRRTHPASSDADQEHIPVLVVQMPSEPSVIRFYVALLAAMGAPLRPRPRLPEMEQLALALLRKVGVRMLVIDELHNVLAGNSVNRREFLNLLRFLGNELRIPLVGVGTRDAYLAIRSDDQLENRFEPMMLPVWEANDDCCSLLASFAASLPLRRPSSIATLDMARYLLTRSEGTIGELAHLLMAAAVAAVESGEEAINHRTLSMADYTGPSERRRQFERELM